A window of the Oncorhynchus keta strain PuntledgeMale-10-30-2019 chromosome 21, Oket_V2, whole genome shotgun sequence genome harbors these coding sequences:
- the LOC118400225 gene encoding Parkinson disease protein 7 homolog — MAGKKALVILSKGAEEMETVIPVDVMRRAGIAVTLAGLTGKDPVQCSRDIYLVPDSSLEDARKQGPYDVVLLPGGALGAQNLSESPAVKEVLKDQEGRKGLIAAVCAGPTALLAHGIAYGSTVTTHPGAKDKMMTGGHYTYSEARVQKDGHLITSRGPGTSFEFALAIVEELMGPEVAATVKAPLVLKD; from the exons ATGGCAGGCAAAAAGGCATTAGTAATCCTCTCTAAGGGTGCAGAGGAGATGGAAACAGTTATACCTGTGGACGTCATGCGTCGAGCTGGG ATTGCTGTGACGTTGGCAGGGTTGACTGGCAAAGACCCCGTGCAGTGCAGCAGAGACATCTACCTTGTTCCTGATTCCAGCCTGGAGGATGCCCGCAAGCAG GGTCCGTATGATGTGGTTCTTCTACCAGGGGGGGCTCTCGGTGCCCAGAACTTGTCAGAG TCCCCTGCTGTAAAAGAGGTGTTGAAGGACCAGGAGGGCAGGAAAGGGCTGATTGCTGCTGTCTGTGCAG GTCCCACGGCGCTGCTGGCACATGGTATTGCCTACGGCAGTACGGTCACCACCCACCCTGGTGCGAAGGACAAGATGATGACTGGAG GCCACTACACGTACTCAGAGGCTCGGGTCCAGAAGGATGGCCATCTGATCACCAGCCGTGGGCCAGGAACCAGCTTTGAGTTTGCCCTGGCCATTGTAGAGGAGCTCATGGGGCCTGAGGTTGCTGCTACTGTCAAAGCACCCCTGGTTCTGAAAGACTGA